In Mytilus edulis chromosome 7, xbMytEdul2.2, whole genome shotgun sequence, a single genomic region encodes these proteins:
- the LOC139483049 gene encoding BTB/POZ domain-containing protein 3-like, with product MDIYQCAEQYEVVQLADQCKREIQDCLQRPFDYIDVFRYSKLIHLEYVYNTTLSIIATKFETVVKDKNFMLLTAEELTHFLRKADSILIDELTLFKTLEKWASGQCNLKDKRTSGEDKIQELGPLLFQVRIPLIPLQTFSDEIVGTGILTNHEQLTLFKYYSGVEKSTTSVCGFCLKPRRKKVGDGQWKNRKNRSYIANW from the coding sequence ATGGACATTTATCAGTGTGCCGAACAATATGAGGTTGTACAATTAGCAGACCAATGCAAACGTGAAATACAAGACTGTCTTCAGCGTCCGTTTGACTACATTGATGTGTTTAGGTACTCGAAACTAATTCACTTAGAGTATGTGTACAACACAACTTTGTCTATAATAGCTACTAAATTTGAAACAGTAGTTAAAGACAAGAATTTCATGCTACTAACTGCAGAAGAATTGACACATTTTCTTCGGAAAGCTGATTCTATTTTGATCGATGAACTTACACTCTTCAAAACTTTAGAGAAATGGGCTAGTGGTCAAtgtaatttaaaagacaaaagaacaaGTGGAGAGGACAAAATACAGGAACTTGGACCGTTGCTATTCCAAGTTAGGATTCCTTTAATTCCACTCCAAACTTTTTCTGATGAAATAGTAGGCACTGGTATATTAACAAATCATGAACAGTTAACATTGTTTAAGTATTACAGTGGCGTTGAAAAGTCTACAACCAGTGTGTGTGGATTTTGTTTAAAACCAAGACGGAAAAAGGTTGGAGACGGACAatggaaaaatagaaaaaatcgTAGTTACATAGCAAATTGGTAG